A portion of the Corynebacterium ammoniagenes DSM 20306 genome contains these proteins:
- the dprA gene encoding DNA-processing protein DprA, whose product MFLNDTPEQAWVYINRVVEPPSRNLANLLVEHPVEKVAHGIYHQEAWVGPLLQESAARRDWLRQQEDLDTIEQVGARLITPDSAEWPDFDSAFRFYDNSEAPATFGKEAIAPQCLWVKGRPLKETVAQSVAVVGTRAITPYGTQATRKVVADLAKHQWTIVSGGALGVDTVAHGAALEMQTPTVAVAACGIDYDYPARNAPLFERIARTGTIVSEFAPGTTPQRHRFLSRNRLVAAMTAGTVVVEAAFRSGALNTLNWAEALGKVTMAVPGPITTPGSLGCHQRIQEGRAQLVASGEEVRELISRVGDADAGAQYELDFAANPVQALSRNELKVYDAVPLHDGHTAEDIARDAGMRIPLVVHLLVVLEKHTLIRREGKRWIKLLNHE is encoded by the coding sequence ATGTTTCTCAATGACACACCGGAACAAGCCTGGGTGTATATCAACCGCGTCGTTGAACCACCCTCACGAAACCTCGCGAACTTACTTGTCGAACACCCAGTAGAGAAGGTGGCCCATGGCATCTACCACCAGGAGGCTTGGGTAGGCCCTCTGTTGCAGGAATCCGCCGCGCGCCGGGACTGGTTGCGCCAACAAGAAGACCTCGACACCATTGAGCAGGTCGGTGCTCGTCTTATCACCCCAGATAGTGCCGAATGGCCCGACTTCGACTCGGCTTTTAGGTTTTATGACAACTCAGAAGCCCCAGCCACCTTTGGTAAAGAAGCCATCGCCCCGCAATGTCTGTGGGTTAAAGGACGGCCACTGAAAGAAACAGTAGCGCAATCTGTCGCCGTCGTCGGCACGCGAGCGATCACCCCGTATGGCACCCAAGCAACCCGAAAGGTGGTCGCTGACTTAGCCAAACACCAATGGACCATCGTCTCCGGTGGTGCACTCGGGGTTGATACCGTCGCTCACGGCGCAGCCTTGGAGATGCAAACTCCTACCGTTGCGGTTGCCGCATGTGGCATTGATTATGACTATCCCGCGCGTAACGCCCCGCTTTTTGAGCGCATTGCCCGCACCGGCACTATCGTCAGCGAATTCGCGCCGGGCACCACGCCGCAACGACACCGCTTTCTCTCGCGCAATCGCCTCGTGGCAGCAATGACCGCAGGCACCGTGGTCGTCGAAGCAGCTTTTCGCTCTGGAGCGCTCAATACTCTCAATTGGGCAGAAGCATTGGGGAAGGTCACCATGGCGGTACCCGGGCCGATTACTACTCCTGGCTCGCTGGGCTGTCACCAAAGAATCCAAGAAGGACGAGCTCAGTTGGTAGCCAGTGGGGAAGAGGTACGCGAACTTATCAGCCGGGTTGGTGATGCCGATGCCGGGGCGCAGTATGAGCTGGACTTTGCAGCGAACCCCGTGCAGGCACTGTCGCGAAATGAGCTCAAAGTCTACGACGCAGTTCCGCTTCACGATGGCCATACCGCCGAAGACATTGCCCGCGACGCCGGAATGCGCATCCCGTTGGTAGTTCACTTGCTGGTGGTCTTAGAAAAGCACACGCTTATTCGCAGGGAAGGAAAAAGGTGGATTAAACTCTTAAACCATGAGTAG
- a CDS encoding tyrosine recombinase XerC produces MSSSQMVEAIYDFAEHQRYVLGRSEATIKGYTSDLLDLAQTTEDFASFNLAHLRSWLASAVAAGKARSTLARRTAAAKAFSTWAVKQGYLRTDEAAKLSTPKVPKQLPKVLNEQEAATAMGNAHSVDELHSLRDAAMLELLYATGMRVSELTGIDLSDIDSSRQTIRVLGKGNKQRVVPYGQAAQKALDLWLARRAEMAKDPSALFVGTRGGRIDQRQVRRVVEAAGQVSPHALRHSAATHMLEGGADLRVVQELLGHSSLQTTQVYTHVTSERLKKVFNQAHPRA; encoded by the coding sequence ATGAGTAGTTCTCAAATGGTGGAAGCTATCTACGACTTCGCCGAGCACCAACGGTATGTGCTCGGCAGGTCTGAAGCGACCATCAAAGGCTATACCTCAGACCTGCTCGACTTGGCACAAACCACAGAAGACTTTGCTTCCTTTAACCTCGCGCACCTGCGCAGTTGGCTCGCCTCAGCTGTAGCAGCGGGCAAAGCTCGCTCCACGCTGGCACGGCGCACCGCTGCGGCTAAAGCCTTTTCTACCTGGGCGGTGAAACAGGGATACCTGCGCACCGATGAAGCAGCCAAGCTTTCGACCCCCAAAGTCCCGAAGCAGCTGCCGAAAGTCCTGAACGAACAAGAAGCAGCCACGGCGATGGGAAATGCCCATTCCGTCGACGAGCTCCATTCCTTGCGTGATGCCGCAATGCTGGAATTGCTCTATGCCACAGGGATGCGCGTCTCGGAGCTGACGGGCATCGATCTGTCAGACATAGACTCGTCTCGGCAAACCATCCGCGTCTTGGGCAAGGGAAATAAACAACGCGTCGTTCCCTACGGGCAAGCCGCGCAAAAGGCACTCGATCTGTGGCTGGCGCGCCGGGCTGAGATGGCGAAGGACCCATCTGCGTTATTCGTGGGCACCCGTGGTGGGCGCATCGATCAGCGCCAGGTGCGTCGCGTCGTGGAAGCTGCCGGGCAGGTCTCACCGCACGCGCTGCGCCACTCCGCAGCCACGCACATGCTCGAAGGCGGGGCAGATTTACGCGTGGTGCAAGAATTACTGGGCCATTCCTCGTTGCAAACCACGCAGGTGTACACGCACGTGACGTCTGAACGGCTCAAGAAAGTCTTTAATCAAGCTCATCCACGGGCTTAA
- a CDS encoding M23 family metallopeptidase yields the protein MRKCWLLLVPLLLAWVDPTTGASYASGVLRPYDPPAQNWLPGHRGVDLRLDIGEEVLAAGDGTVAFVGVVAGTPTVSIQHEEIRTTYQPVHGWVSQGEVVREGDVIGKLGHPFDDAPGLHWGARTGKDQYMNPLSLLTPTIRLKPVDELD from the coding sequence ATGAGGAAATGCTGGCTGTTATTAGTCCCTTTACTACTTGCATGGGTGGATCCCACTACTGGTGCGTCATACGCCAGCGGTGTGCTGCGCCCGTATGACCCACCGGCACAAAACTGGTTGCCCGGGCACCGTGGAGTGGATCTTCGCCTAGACATTGGCGAAGAAGTACTCGCTGCCGGCGATGGGACGGTGGCGTTTGTGGGCGTGGTCGCCGGAACCCCGACTGTCTCCATTCAGCATGAGGAGATTAGAACCACGTATCAACCAGTACACGGGTGGGTCAGCCAGGGTGAGGTAGTTCGGGAAGGCGATGTCATCGGCAAGCTGGGACATCCCTTCGATGATGCCCCAGGGCTTCATTGGGGTGCTAGAACGGGCAAAGACCAATATATGAACCCGCTGTCGTTGCTGACTCCGACTATCCGCCTTAAGCCCGTGGATGAGCTTGATTAA
- the rpsB gene encoding 30S ribosomal protein S2, whose amino-acid sequence MAVVTMRELLDAGVHFGHQTRRWNPKMRRHIFTDRNGIYIIDLQQTLTYIDEAFEFVKETVAHGGTVLFVGTKKQAQEAVAEEATRVGMPYVNHRWLGGMLTNFQTVSKRLKRMKELQAMDQAEDGYKGRTKKEVLMLTRERTKLERVLGGISEMTKAPSALWIVDTNKEHIAVAEAHKLNIPVVAILDTNCDPDDVNFPIPGNDDAIRATKLLTGIIATAVDEGKKSREERQLAAAKEAAGDTAEKDERDAAEAAAESDPASAE is encoded by the coding sequence ATGGCAGTTGTAACCATGCGCGAGCTCCTCGACGCTGGTGTGCACTTTGGTCACCAGACCCGTCGTTGGAACCCAAAGATGCGTCGTCATATCTTCACTGATCGCAACGGCATCTACATCATTGACTTGCAGCAGACCCTGACCTACATCGATGAAGCATTCGAGTTCGTCAAGGAAACCGTTGCTCACGGCGGTACCGTTTTGTTTGTTGGTACCAAAAAGCAGGCTCAGGAAGCAGTTGCTGAAGAAGCAACTCGCGTTGGCATGCCATATGTCAACCACCGTTGGTTGGGCGGCATGCTCACCAACTTCCAGACTGTTTCCAAGCGTCTGAAGCGCATGAAGGAACTTCAGGCAATGGACCAGGCTGAGGACGGCTACAAGGGCCGCACCAAGAAGGAAGTTCTCATGCTGACCCGTGAGCGCACCAAGTTGGAGCGTGTTCTCGGTGGCATCTCTGAGATGACCAAGGCTCCATCCGCACTGTGGATTGTTGATACCAACAAGGAGCACATTGCTGTTGCTGAGGCGCACAAGCTGAACATTCCAGTTGTCGCTATCTTGGACACCAACTGTGACCCAGATGACGTCAACTTCCCAATCCCAGGCAACGATGACGCTATCCGCGCAACCAAGTTGCTGACCGGCATCATCGCAACCGCTGTCGACGAGGGCAAGAAGTCCCGCGAAGAGCGTCAGTTGGCTGCAGCTAAGGAAGCTGCCGGCGACACCGCTGAGAAGGACGAGCGCGACGCAGCTGAGGCTGCGGCAGAGTCCGACCCAGCATCAGCTGAATAA
- the tsf gene encoding translation elongation factor Ts has protein sequence MANYTAADVKALRETTGSGMLDCKKALEEAGGDYDKAVEILRIKGAKSVSKRADREATEGLVAVSGNTMIEINCETDFVAKNADFRAFADKIAEAAAAAKANSAEELNAVQVDGKDVATLIDEESAKIGEKLQARRAVTIDGDNVAVYLHQRSADLPPAVGVLVSYEGDAEAARAVAMQVAAMKAEYLTRENVPADVVEKEREIAEATTREEGKPEAALPKIVEGRLNGFYKSIVLLEQAALSDSKKTVKQVAEEAGTTITGFERFEVGA, from the coding sequence ATGGCGAACTACACTGCTGCTGATGTAAAGGCACTGCGCGAAACCACCGGCTCCGGCATGCTCGACTGCAAGAAGGCTCTGGAAGAAGCAGGCGGAGACTACGACAAGGCTGTCGAGATTCTGCGCATCAAGGGCGCAAAGTCCGTTTCCAAGCGTGCAGACCGCGAAGCAACCGAAGGTCTCGTTGCTGTTTCCGGCAACACCATGATCGAGATCAACTGCGAAACTGACTTCGTTGCTAAGAACGCTGATTTCCGCGCTTTCGCTGACAAGATTGCTGAAGCAGCTGCTGCTGCAAAGGCAAACTCGGCAGAAGAGCTCAACGCCGTTCAGGTTGATGGCAAGGACGTTGCCACCTTGATCGACGAAGAGTCCGCAAAGATCGGCGAGAAGCTGCAGGCACGTCGTGCAGTGACCATCGACGGCGACAATGTTGCTGTCTACCTGCACCAGCGCTCCGCTGACTTGCCACCTGCAGTTGGCGTTCTGGTTTCCTACGAAGGTGACGCAGAAGCAGCTCGTGCAGTTGCAATGCAGGTCGCTGCGATGAAGGCAGAGTACTTGACCCGCGAAAACGTTCCAGCTGACGTCGTTGAGAAGGAACGCGAAATTGCTGAGGCAACCACTCGTGAAGAGGGCAAGCCAGAAGCTGCACTTCCAAAGATTGTTGAAGGTCGTCTCAACGGCTTCTACAAGTCCATCGTCTTGCTGGAGCAGGCTGCTTTGTCTGATTCCAAGAAGACCGTGAAGCAGGTTGCTGAAGAAGCTGGCACCACCATCACCGGCTTCGAGCGCTTTGAGGTTGGCGCTTAA
- the pyrH gene encoding UMP kinase, protein MLKLGGEMFGGGQVGIDPDVVENVARQIAEIARSGTEVAVVIGGGNFFRGAELSQRGMDRARSDYMGMLGTVMNCLALQDFLGQLDVDCRVQTSINMAQVAEPYLPLRAERHLEKGRVVIFGAGMGMPFFSTDTTAAQRALEIGCEVLFLAKGVDGVYSDDPRSNPDAELYDEITPRQVIERGLKVADATAFSLCMDNNMPILVFNLLTEGNIARAVNGERIGTLVQS, encoded by the coding sequence ATGTTAAAGCTGGGCGGTGAAATGTTCGGCGGTGGGCAAGTCGGCATTGATCCGGATGTTGTAGAAAATGTAGCTCGTCAGATTGCAGAAATTGCTCGCTCCGGCACCGAGGTAGCAGTGGTGATTGGCGGCGGCAATTTCTTCCGTGGCGCAGAGCTGTCCCAGCGTGGCATGGACCGCGCCCGCTCTGACTACATGGGCATGCTCGGCACCGTAATGAATTGCTTGGCTTTGCAGGACTTCCTCGGCCAGCTAGACGTCGACTGCCGCGTTCAGACTTCCATCAATATGGCACAGGTTGCGGAGCCATACTTGCCGCTGCGCGCTGAGCGTCACCTCGAAAAGGGGCGCGTTGTCATCTTTGGTGCTGGCATGGGCATGCCATTTTTCTCCACCGACACCACCGCAGCACAGCGCGCGCTGGAAATCGGGTGTGAGGTCCTGTTCTTGGCGAAGGGCGTAGATGGCGTGTACTCCGATGATCCACGCTCGAACCCGGATGCGGAGCTTTATGATGAAATTACTCCACGTCAGGTCATCGAACGCGGGCTGAAGGTCGCTGACGCTACCGCGTTTAGCTTGTGCATGGACAATAATATGCCGATTTTGGTGTTCAATTTGCTCACGGAGGGCAATATCGCGCGCGCCGTCAACGGTGAGCGCATTGGTACCTTGGTTCAGTCTTAG
- the frr gene encoding ribosome recycling factor, which yields MIDDIQLESEERMANSVEHTREELVTIRTGRANPSMFNGVVAEYYGVPTPITQMSSISVPEPRMLLIKPYEQSMMGEIENAIRNSDLGVNPTNDGQVLRVTIPQLTEERRRDLVKVAKSKGEDGKIAIRNIRRKAMEQLKKLQKDGDAGEDEIAAAEKEMEKITHGYIEQVDKLVANKEAELMEV from the coding sequence ATGATTGATGACATTCAACTGGAATCTGAAGAGCGTATGGCCAACTCGGTGGAGCACACCCGTGAAGAGTTGGTAACCATTCGTACCGGACGTGCTAACCCGTCGATGTTTAACGGCGTTGTCGCTGAATACTATGGCGTTCCAACTCCGATTACGCAGATGTCTTCCATCAGCGTTCCTGAGCCACGCATGCTGCTCATTAAGCCTTATGAGCAGTCCATGATGGGCGAGATCGAAAACGCTATTCGTAACTCTGACTTGGGCGTCAACCCAACCAATGACGGCCAGGTTCTGCGCGTGACCATCCCACAGCTGACCGAAGAGCGTCGTCGTGACTTGGTCAAGGTAGCAAAGTCCAAGGGCGAAGATGGCAAGATTGCTATCCGTAATATCCGCCGCAAGGCCATGGAGCAGCTGAAGAAGCTGCAAAAAGATGGTGATGCTGGCGAGGACGAAATCGCCGCAGCGGAAAAGGAAATGGAAAAGATCACCCACGGCTACATTGAGCAGGTGGACAAGCTCGTTGCCAACAAGGAAGCGGAGTTGATGGAAGTCTAG
- a CDS encoding phosphatidate cytidylyltransferase, which translates to MKTVPKPKNSAGRNVPIAIGVGVGLGALVIFAMWAGQLAWYILVAVAVAGAMWEVLTRLREHSYHLPRTLMIIGGQLMVWSSWPLETEGLIAFYVIAVLALMFGRLFHNGRHRPPINYLRDTAVGVFVLTWIPMFGSFAAMLSATSQGASSILVFMLCVVASDTGGYITGVMFGSHPMAPAVSPKKSWEGFAGSIIFGMVTGALSIHFLLEREAWAGVIMGLGLVVCATLGDLVESQFKRELGIKDMSNILPGHGGLMDRLDGMLPAAMVTWLAISFLGV; encoded by the coding sequence ATGAAAACTGTGCCAAAACCGAAAAATAGCGCGGGGCGTAACGTCCCCATAGCTATTGGCGTTGGCGTTGGATTAGGCGCACTCGTAATTTTTGCGATGTGGGCCGGACAGCTGGCGTGGTACATCCTCGTCGCCGTCGCGGTGGCTGGTGCCATGTGGGAAGTTCTCACGCGTCTGCGGGAGCACTCCTATCACTTGCCACGCACGTTAATGATCATCGGCGGGCAGCTGATGGTGTGGAGCTCGTGGCCTTTGGAAACTGAAGGGCTCATTGCGTTCTACGTCATTGCTGTCTTAGCTTTGATGTTTGGCCGACTTTTTCATAATGGACGACACCGGCCACCGATTAATTACCTGCGTGATACCGCAGTGGGTGTTTTCGTCCTGACATGGATTCCCATGTTCGGCTCTTTTGCCGCGATGTTGTCAGCGACCTCGCAGGGCGCGTCGTCCATTCTGGTCTTCATGCTGTGTGTAGTCGCATCCGATACTGGCGGCTACATCACCGGCGTCATGTTCGGCTCACACCCCATGGCACCGGCCGTGAGTCCGAAGAAATCCTGGGAAGGGTTTGCCGGCTCCATTATCTTTGGCATGGTCACCGGCGCATTGAGCATTCACTTCCTGCTGGAGCGCGAAGCCTGGGCCGGCGTGATCATGGGGCTTGGCTTGGTTGTCTGTGCAACCCTCGGAGACTTGGTGGAGTCTCAGTTCAAGCGCGAGCTGGGCATTAAAGATATGTCCAATATTCTGCCGGGCCACGGCGGGTTGATGGACCGCCTCGATGGCATGTTGCCGGCAGCGATGGTGACGTGGCTGGCTATTTCTTTCCTAGGCGTTTGA
- a CDS encoding LapA family protein, whose product MTTPNPSEEYHYTEPTEEATASTEIEPAVEQPAQDKAKVRGSFAASTWIALIIGFILLILLIIFILQNQQSVELNIFAWSGEFPAGIAFLLFAIGGALFMALIGGWRMLELRRQIKRLGKK is encoded by the coding sequence ATGACTACACCAAACCCCTCCGAGGAATACCACTACACTGAACCAACCGAGGAAGCCACTGCTTCCACCGAAATCGAACCGGCGGTTGAGCAACCAGCACAAGACAAAGCAAAGGTCAGAGGTTCTTTCGCGGCGTCAACCTGGATTGCGTTGATCATCGGATTCATCTTGTTGATCTTGCTGATTATCTTCATTTTACAAAATCAGCAGTCGGTAGAACTTAATATTTTCGCGTGGTCTGGTGAGTTTCCAGCAGGTATTGCCTTTTTGCTCTTTGCCATTGGCGGCGCATTATTTATGGCGCTCATTGGCGGATGGCGCATGTTGGAATTGCGCCGCCAAATCAAACGCCTAGGAAAGAAATAG
- the rlmN gene encoding 23S rRNA (adenine(2503)-C(2))-methyltransferase RlmN translates to MAQPIELNFTKPRRGLPPKHFADYTEAERIKILDELGLPKFRAKQLAKHYYVHHTVDVDEMTDIPESARKDIQEKFFPPLMTQIRGFSTDDGETTKSLWRLHDGTLLESVLMRYPGRATLCISSQAGCGMACPFCATGQGGLDRNLSAAEIVEQLRNASKTMEAEGGRLTNVVFMGMGEPLANYKRVVHAVKQFTDPDGFGMSMRNVTISTVGLAPAVRKLADEGLSCTLAISLHTPDDEFRNELVPVNQRWDVDEILDAARYYVDKTSRRVSIEYALIRDKNDQDFRADMLGQKLHKVLGSKVHVNLIPLNPTPGSEWDASPKERQEEFVRRVIAQGVPCTVRDTKGQEIAAACGQLAAEERQ, encoded by the coding sequence ATGGCGCAACCAATTGAATTAAATTTTACTAAACCCCGTCGCGGGCTTCCCCCGAAGCACTTCGCTGACTACACCGAGGCAGAGCGCATTAAGATCCTCGATGAGCTAGGTCTGCCCAAATTCCGTGCTAAGCAACTGGCTAAGCACTACTATGTTCACCACACCGTGGACGTTGATGAAATGACCGATATTCCGGAATCCGCACGCAAGGATATCCAGGAAAAGTTTTTCCCGCCGCTGATGACCCAAATCCGCGGCTTTTCCACCGATGACGGTGAAACCACCAAGTCCCTGTGGCGCTTACATGACGGCACTCTCTTAGAGTCTGTGCTGATGCGTTACCCAGGCCGCGCGACCTTGTGTATTTCTTCCCAGGCTGGTTGCGGTATGGCCTGTCCTTTCTGCGCGACCGGTCAGGGCGGCTTGGACCGCAACTTGTCCGCAGCAGAGATCGTCGAGCAGCTGCGCAACGCTTCTAAGACCATGGAAGCTGAAGGCGGCCGCTTGACCAATGTTGTGTTCATGGGCATGGGAGAGCCACTGGCCAACTACAAGCGTGTGGTTCACGCTGTGAAGCAATTTACCGACCCCGATGGATTTGGCATGTCGATGCGCAACGTGACCATTTCCACCGTTGGTCTTGCACCAGCTGTTCGTAAGCTTGCCGATGAAGGCCTGTCCTGCACCCTGGCTATTTCCCTGCACACGCCTGACGATGAATTCCGCAACGAGCTCGTGCCCGTGAACCAACGCTGGGACGTGGATGAAATTTTGGACGCTGCGCGCTACTACGTCGATAAGACTTCCCGCCGCGTATCCATTGAATATGCACTCATTCGGGACAAGAATGACCAGGATTTCCGCGCGGACATGTTGGGACAGAAATTGCACAAGGTGCTAGGCTCAAAAGTCCACGTAAACTTGATTCCGCTCAATCCGACCCCGGGGTCTGAGTGGGACGCATCACCTAAAGAACGACAGGAAGAGTTTGTTCGCCGGGTAATTGCCCAAGGTGTTCCATGCACCGTCCGCGACACTAAGGGACAGGAGATTGCCGCAGCGTGTGGACAGCTCGCCGCTGAAGAAAGGCAGTAA
- a CDS encoding ABC transporter ATP-binding protein, producing MEALRIEGLTKKYGDKVAVNNLNLSIPYGSIYGIVGPNGAGKTTTLTMVTGITKPDAGKSWIAGHETGSIEAKRAMGLLMDGAPVFEKLSGAEYLQYLGALRSIPTTDVEERSRELLSALGLSDAATKYIGDYSAGMTKKILLAGAIVHDPEVLILDEPLEAVDPVSSRMVQQLLRSYAARGGTVILSSHVMELVEGLCDHVALINNGEVAVDGELDAVRQGKSLTDVFVDYAGGAEFDESTFTWLRGN from the coding sequence ATGGAAGCACTTCGGATCGAAGGCCTGACTAAGAAATACGGCGATAAAGTCGCCGTAAACAATCTCAATTTGAGCATTCCTTATGGCTCAATTTATGGCATCGTCGGTCCGAACGGCGCTGGCAAGACAACCACGTTGACCATGGTCACCGGCATTACGAAACCGGATGCCGGAAAATCGTGGATTGCCGGACATGAAACGGGTTCTATCGAAGCCAAAAGGGCGATGGGCCTGTTGATGGACGGTGCGCCAGTGTTTGAAAAGCTCTCCGGCGCCGAATACTTGCAATACCTTGGCGCTTTGCGCAGCATACCCACCACAGACGTCGAAGAACGCAGCAGGGAGCTGCTCTCGGCGCTGGGGCTTAGCGATGCCGCCACGAAGTACATCGGCGACTACTCCGCCGGTATGACGAAGAAGATTCTCCTCGCCGGCGCCATCGTGCATGACCCAGAAGTGCTCATTTTGGATGAGCCGCTTGAGGCGGTGGATCCAGTATCATCCCGCATGGTGCAGCAGCTTTTGCGTAGCTACGCCGCCCGGGGAGGAACAGTCATCTTATCTTCCCACGTCATGGAGCTAGTAGAAGGTCTGTGTGACCACGTGGCTCTCATCAACAATGGGGAAGTAGCCGTCGATGGGGAACTCGACGCTGTTCGCCAAGGCAAGTCCCTAACGGATGTCTTTGTGGACTACGCAGGTGGTGCTGAATTCGACGAGTCCACCTTCACCTGGCTGCGAGGTAACTAA
- a CDS encoding HNH endonuclease signature motif containing protein, whose translation MSDTSTLEAIDWDALGCTLRPEPLNELAYYSINNTNDHLAVQGMIRRCMDLNIWMQHIPDDDEDFELYARKMSSTFGVSVGYVRAAVFGIMRLRELPETNAVFHRLCHLDIDRLIGINNTLDKLGPVPDPDMMQRIDLELSLFLTPTRRNQRMPSRRSITNFLNELIALEDSSLSNGDKKPQLRYCISYSGKQAFIELQLDSEAGAVIDSCIKELAARKDISYAKAAIALLSGKEEPQAKLILNLYQAKTESAPVFIPGIGWLTPEDAEEMLQRLSSTRDMDEASTSETTAYSPTDSIRSAVVGMDGTCRWPGCDVSAHRCQTDHRHNHQDGGPTSAWNLASLCQHHHNVKTDRRAFYIMDPFSRDIFWLFQDGTWECSTASGPMSEGKARWVQTVAQANLARRRNARVFAQMMADVEDIAEKVLSEEVLIEEDVEEGEPPF comes from the coding sequence TAAGACCTGAACCATTAAACGAATTAGCGTACTACTCCATCAACAACACCAATGATCATCTCGCTGTGCAGGGCATGATTCGCCGCTGCATGGATCTCAATATTTGGATGCAACACATTCCCGACGACGATGAGGATTTCGAGCTTTATGCCCGCAAAATGTCATCTACTTTTGGCGTATCCGTAGGCTATGTCCGTGCCGCCGTATTTGGCATTATGCGACTACGTGAGCTTCCCGAAACCAACGCGGTCTTCCACCGCCTGTGCCACTTGGATATCGACCGGCTTATCGGAATCAACAACACTCTCGATAAATTAGGCCCCGTTCCGGATCCAGACATGATGCAGCGTATAGATCTCGAGCTATCGCTGTTTCTCACCCCGACGAGACGCAACCAGCGCATGCCGTCTCGCCGTTCCATTACTAATTTCCTCAATGAGCTCATTGCTCTTGAGGATTCTTCTTTGTCTAATGGTGATAAAAAGCCGCAGCTACGTTACTGCATTAGCTACTCCGGAAAACAAGCCTTTATCGAATTGCAGTTGGACTCCGAAGCCGGTGCTGTCATTGACTCATGCATCAAAGAACTTGCCGCACGCAAAGACATATCTTATGCCAAAGCGGCCATCGCGCTGCTGAGCGGAAAAGAAGAGCCGCAAGCAAAACTTATTTTAAATCTCTATCAAGCAAAAACTGAGTCAGCCCCCGTCTTTATCCCCGGAATCGGATGGTTGACGCCAGAAGACGCGGAAGAGATGCTGCAAAGGCTCTCAAGCACCCGCGACATGGACGAAGCCAGTACCTCCGAGACCACGGCGTACTCCCCCACAGACTCTATCCGCTCTGCGGTAGTCGGAATGGATGGAACCTGCCGGTGGCCAGGATGCGATGTCTCCGCGCACCGGTGCCAAACGGACCACCGACACAACCACCAAGACGGCGGGCCGACCTCAGCGTGGAATCTCGCGAGCTTATGCCAGCACCACCACAACGTGAAGACGGATCGCCGCGCCTTCTACATCATGGACCCATTCTCCCGCGATATTTTCTGGCTTTTCCAAGATGGGACGTGGGAATGTTCGACCGCGAGCGGGCCGATGTCAGAAGGTAAAGCCCGGTGGGTACAAACTGTAGCCCAAGCCAACCTCGCTCGTCGACGCAACGCTCGAGTCTTCGCCCAGATGATGGCAGATGTCGAAGATATCGCTGAGAAGGTCCTCAGCGAGGAAGTCCTCATCGAAGAAGACGTGGAGGAAGGAGAACCTCCATTTTAA